A genomic window from Cotesia glomerata isolate CgM1 linkage group LG7, MPM_Cglom_v2.3, whole genome shotgun sequence includes:
- the LOC123269332 gene encoding uncharacterized protein LOC123269332, whose amino-acid sequence MMDLDEQIQVVYTCGVCNIIVEIIETHSCIESYGKIYLDDNNYFYPMTDTGAIIRRSLLNDGTEAVVEDVDAENQNPNVSGKKNSLKKAVPSKSPKRPVSTKRSEKLDDIDIELLILEVEKRIPLWNFTIPIEERSRETVSNLWEEVSTALNGQISGPDAKKKFKSLRDVYRRIIHAEQLPSGSGRVNQKEKWKFYAQMEFLRDTCLV is encoded by the exons ATGATGGATTTGGATgag caaATACAAGTTGTTTATACATGTGGCGTTTGCAATATAATTGTCGAGATTATAGAAACTCATTCATGTATTGAATCTTACGGAAAAATATATCTCgatgataataattacttcTATCCGATGACAG ATACTGGAGCTATCATTCGTCgaagtttattaaatgatGGAACTGAAGCGGTAGTTGAAGATGTTGATGCAGAAAATCAAAATCCTAACGTAT cCGGAAAAAAGAACTCCTTAAAAAAAGCAGTACCATCAAAATCTCCTAAGCGACCGGTTTCTACGAAACGAAGCGAAAAGTTAGACGATATTGACATTGAGCTTCTCATTCTTGAGGTTGAGAAGAGAATCCCATTGTGGAACTTCACAATCCCGATCGAAGAACGAAGTAGAGAAACGGTCTCAAATTTGTGGGAAGAAGTTTCGACAGCACTGAATG GACAAATTAGTGGCCCGGAcgctaaaaaaaagtttaaaagctTGAGAGATGTATACCGACGAATAATTCATGCTGAACAACTACCAAGTGGCTCTGGACGCGTTAACCAAAAAGAGAAATGGAAATTTTACGCCCAAATGGAATTTCTACGGGATACTTGCCTTGTTTGA
- the LOC123269331 gene encoding protein ALP1-like encodes MITKKNAVREPISAAARLLITLRYLATGDCLTSLSYHYLVGETTTASIITETCKAIWICLKDEVLRYPLNTSDWLKIAHEFEEQWQFHHCVGAIDRKHIQIRCPDNAGSSYYNYKNHHSIVLLAICDANCSFTFVDIGAYGRRSDGGIFRDSEMGQKFEKREINLPDPKKLTVDGVPLPYVLVGDEAFQLSDYLLRPYPGRSGLNQEKSIFNYRLSRARRTIESAFGIMVSQWRILRKPMEGTVENIVSIVQAIVCLHNWIRKGENNDTHVKCNLDHENAHDCLNEELQREVENNSAFRKVRFPGINNSSRSAITIRNEFCDFFNAEGAVPWQYNRC; translated from the exons ATGATAACAAAGAAGAATGCAGTAAGGGAACCTATTTCAGCAGCAGCACGACTTCTAATAACTCTACG atatttagCTACCGGTGATTGTTTAACATCTTTATCCTATCACTATCTAGTTGGGGAGACTACCACAGCTAGCATAATCACAGAAACATGTAAAGCTATTTGGATTTGTCTTAAAGACGAAGTTTTACGGTATCCTTTGAATACATCTGATTGGTTGAAGATAGCTCATGAGTTTGAAGAACAATGGCAGTTTCATCATTGCGTAGGCGCTATCGACCGGAAGCATATTCAAATACGG tgtcCTGACAATGCTGGGTCTTCAtactataattataagaatCATCACAGCATTGTATTATTGGCCATATGTGATGCAAACTGTTCATTTACATTTGTTGACATCGGTGCTTATGGTCGACGCAGTGATGGCGGCATTTTTCGTGATTCAGAAATGGGccaaaagtttgaaaaacgAGAAATTAACTTACCGGATCCAAAAAAGCTAACTGTTGATGGAGTACCTCTACCATACGTACTAGTTGGTGATGAGGCATTCCAATTATCAGATTACTTACTTCGGCCATACCCAGGGAGAAGTGgattaaatcaagaaaaaagtattttcaaTTATCGTTTAAGCCGTGCTCGAAGAACAATCGAAAGTGCTTTCGGTATTATGGTTAGTCAGTGGAGAATATTGAGAAAGCCAATGGAAGGCACAGTTGAAAATATTGTAAGTATAGTTCAAGCTATTGTATGCCTTCACAATTGGATTCGTAAAGGTGAAAATAATGATACCCATGTTAAATGTAATCTGGATCACGAAAATGCCCACGATTGTTTGAATGAGGAGCTTCAGAGAGAAGTTGAAAATAACTCAGCTTTTAGAAAAGTAAGATTTCCTGGAATAAACAATAGCAGTCGCTCTGCAATTACAATTCGAAATGAATTTTGCGATTTCTTCAATGCTGAAGGAGCAGTTCCTTGGCAATATAATCGTTGTTAA